The sequence TGGCAGGAGCCCGGCGTCGACCCGGGCGAGACGGCGTTCGCGCTCGCCGCCGAGCTGCACCGGTTCGCCGGCTGGCTGGGCCTGGACGCCGTGGCACCACCGGGGGCGGGTGACCTGGCGGTGCCGCTGGCCGCCGCCCTGAAGAGCGTGGCGGGTGTACCGTGATCGACGTGACGAGCGTTGACGGGCCGCAGAGCCGGGCCGCCGCGGCGACTGATGCCCCGGCCCATCCCGACGGTGTGGGCGGGCCGTCTGACGGCGCTGTCGCGCCCGACGGCTGGCCGGTGGGGGCGGTGCCGGCCTATCCGGTCCCGCAGCCGGACCGACTGACCCGATTCGTGCTCCGCCTCCAGGAGCGCTCGCCTCGCTGGGCAGTGCCGCTGGCCGCCCTGGGCTGTGTCGGCGCCGGCATCGGCTACACGCTGTTGTTCGATCCGACCCGGTCCGCGCCGGATGCGGCCCCCACCTGCCTGCTCAAGCTGACGACCGGGCTCGACTGTCCGGGCTGTGGCGGCACCCGGGCCCTCTGGTACCTGCTGCATGCGGACCTGCCGGCAGCTGCCCGGCACCATGTCCTCCTCGTCTTCGCGCTGCCCTTCCTGGCGTACCTGTTCGTGACGTGGGCGGGCCGGCAGGCCTTCGGGTGGCGGTTGCCCGAGCTGCGGATCAGCAACAAGCTGATCGGGGTCTTCCTGGCCGCCTGGTTGGCTTTCTCGGTGGTGCGTAACCTGCCCTGGGCGCCGTTCACCGCGCTCTACGTCTGACTCCCTCTCCTTCGGGCTGCTCGCTGTCGTCCCGGTCGACCCTGCGTGGCGCTCACCACCCGCCCGCCGCCTGCTCTCGCGCCCCCGCCCGCCCGGCCCGGTCGGCGCGGCGTGTGCGCTGGCCGCGTCCGATCTGCTGCCGGCGGGGTCCGATTTCCGTCTGCGCCGGTCGCGCCACTACAGTCGCAGGAATGCCGGACATGGTGCAGCCCCAGGTCAAGCTCATTGCGTGGACCCAATTCGCGGTCCCAGACGACGTTGAGTGGTCAACTGACGCCGACGGGGGACAGGCGCTCGCGGAGTTCGCTGGGCGGGCCTGTTACCAGAGTTGGAAGAAGCCGAACCCGGCGACGGCGACCAACGCCGGCTACCTCGCCCACATTCTCGAGGTGGGCCACCTGAGCGTGCTGGAGCACGGCTCGGTGAGCTTCTACTTCACCGGGGTGTCGCGGTCGCTCACCCACGAGTTGATCCGGCACCGGCACTTCTCGTACTCGCAGCTGTCCCAGCGGTACGTGCCGGAGCGGGACGCCGCGATGGTCGAGCCGGCCGTGATCGCCGACGACCCGGAGCTGCACAAGCGGTTCGTGGAGGCCGCCGAGGCGAGCGTGCGGGCGTACACCGAATTGTTGGAGGGGCTGGAGCAGCGCTTCACCGACGAGCCCAACGCCACCCTGCGCCGTAAGCGTGCGCGGCAGGCGGCGCGGGCGGTGCTGCCGAACGCCACCGAGACCCGCATCGTGGTCACCGGTAACTACCGGGCGTGGCGGCACTTCATCGCCATGCGGGCGACCGAGCACGCCGACGTGGAGATCCGCGAGTTGGCCGTCGAGTGCCTCCGCCAGCTGCAGGGGGTGGCCCCGAACGTCTT comes from Salinispora tropica CNB-440 and encodes:
- a CDS encoding DUF2752 domain-containing protein — encoded protein: MIDVTSVDGPQSRAAAATDAPAHPDGVGGPSDGAVAPDGWPVGAVPAYPVPQPDRLTRFVLRLQERSPRWAVPLAALGCVGAGIGYTLLFDPTRSAPDAAPTCLLKLTTGLDCPGCGGTRALWYLLHADLPAAARHHVLLVFALPFLAYLFVTWAGRQAFGWRLPELRISNKLIGVFLAAWLAFSVVRNLPWAPFTALYV
- the thyX gene encoding FAD-dependent thymidylate synthase — its product is MVQPQVKLIAWTQFAVPDDVEWSTDADGGQALAEFAGRACYQSWKKPNPATATNAGYLAHILEVGHLSVLEHGSVSFYFTGVSRSLTHELIRHRHFSYSQLSQRYVPERDAAMVEPAVIADDPELHKRFVEAAEASVRAYTELLEGLEQRFTDEPNATLRRKRARQAARAVLPNATETRIVVTGNYRAWRHFIAMRATEHADVEIRELAVECLRQLQGVAPNVFNDFVISSLPDGSEVAASPHAEVS